Genomic window (Prosthecochloris aestuarii DSM 271):
ACCAGTAACTCTATCAACAGCTTAACCTTTCGAAAATGGCAAAGAAAACCCTCGATGAACTTATTGGTGAAAGCACAATGCCTGTCTTTATTGATTTTTATGCTGACTGGTGCGGGCCTTGTCATTCAATAGCCCCTTCTATTATCAAACTCGCGCAGGAGTTCAGCGGCAGACTGACTGTCGTCAAAATTAACGTTGACGAGCAGCCCGAAGCAGCAGCCCGCTATCAGGTGCAGGGTATTCCCGCATTGATGCTGTTCGATAAGGGTTCCGTTATATGGAGGACCTCAGGCGCTCTTGCATACCCTCGCCTCAAGGCTGAAGTCAGTAAGGCGTTGGGATGGGGTTGAGAATATCAATTCACGATTTTTCTTCTTCAAGCTTTTTTTTCAGGTTGTCGAGAAAGCAGTTGACAAGGATCTCAGCTTCGAGCCGTATAAGGGGGGCCAGAAGGTTTTTCATGAATTCCGGAAGATTGATCTCATGAGTGCCTTGAGCTGTCAGTAGAATATGGCATCCGTCCGGGTGCTGCAGGATTTCCCAGTGTCCTTCTACTTTGAGGTGCTCAGCTGCTCCTGCCGGTGCCCAGCTGATGATGCCCTGCTCTTTATCGAACTGGTATCGACTGATAACGCTTAGTTGCAGAATGGTATAGCTGCCAATTCCGATGCGTTCTGTTTCAAATCGCCAGGTGTTGCTGCCAAGGTCGGATATCGTTTCGATTTTCGGGAAAAACGATGCCGAACGGGCAATGTCAGAAAGCAGCCTGAAGACAGCAGTGCCTGATGCCCCGGTTTTCAGGCTGCGCCTGATCGTCATGGTAAGGGTCAGCGGCATTGATATCCTTTTTGCACGTGTTCAGTCCTGTCTGCCGGAGTATTCCTCTTGCTGGTCATTTTTCTTATCTTCCTTGTGATTTTATCATCAACCCTAAACCCTCTTTTTACGATGAAACGTTTCTTTCATCATTCTATCGTCATCATGCTTGCCGTGGGTCTTCCTCTGATGGCAAGTTGTAACAAAGAAAGCGCAGGACCAAATGTTGGCGAACCGTTGACCGATGTGGATGGCAGACAGTATCAGACCGTACAGATCGGCGATCAGACCTGGATGGCAGAAAACCTGCAGGTGACTCATTACCGTAACGGAGACCCCATTGCTGAAGTTGCCGATCTGGACGCGTGGGTCGCTCTGGAAAGCGGGGCCTGGAGCTATTACGATAATGATCCTGAAAAAGGCGCTGTTTTCGGTAAGCTCTATAACTGGTATGCTGTCAACGATCCGCGTGGCCTTGCGCCAGAAGGGTGGCACATCGCTACCGAAGAGGACTGGCAAGCGCTCGAAGAGTATCTCGGTATGCCGGGTGAGCAGGTTGGTGAAGTTGAATTCCGCGGTGTTGATGCCAACGTCGGAGGCAAGCTGAAGGCTACAGGTACAGAGCTGTGGAAGGAGCCGAACAGCGGGGCATCGAATGCAACAGGTTTTTCGGCACTTGCCGGAGGGTATCGGGATAACGATGGTCCGTTCTGCTTTTTCGGCAAATATGGCGCTTTCTGGTCGTCGTCCGAGACGGAAAACGGTCGAGTGTGGTTCAGGGGCATGACCGCTACCGAGCCGGGCGTCTACCGTTTCAGCTTCAATAAAAAGTGCGGGTTTTCCGTACGCTGCGTCAAGGATAGCCAGTAGTCAGACAGGCGTCCTGGAATGTTTTTTCTCTTTTGAGCCTCATCGGGATGCTGCTGGATGAGGCTTTTTTTGTTGTAATGTTTTTTACGTTAAATCTATACGCGGATTGTTGGCGCTACAGATAAAAAGCGTATAAATCAAGACCTTGCCAGTTTTCAGATTTCACGATGCCAATGAGGATGTCAATCCTGCCTTCTCTCGTCTCAAAGCGAGCTGCGGTCATGAACCGGCTAAGCCGGAATTGTTCACATCAGGTCATGCCGGGGGTGGAATTCCGTGTTCGGCAGGCTGATGATCAGGCACCCCGGTCATCGAAAGCCGATTTATAGGGCAAAGCGGAAATCCACTTCAGAACGGTCAGCTGATGAGCGATACGATACGGATTCCCGGGATTATCCGCGTCATCAGGAATCCGATCGATAGAGCAGTTGGCGCTCTCAAGATCGCCCCCGCTTTGACTGCGGAGGAGTGGGGGCGGCTGGTGGAGTTTCTTGCAACGCTTGTTGCCGTTATCAACGACAGCTTTCCTGAAAAAAAACACTTCGAGAGCTTTTCTGTCGGCCTGTCTCGTCAACGTTTTTTTTGCGAACGGGACTCTTTTTCTTCAATGGTATCGTGGTAAGACCGCAGTTTTGTGGTTGCTTTGCTTTGTTTGTAGTGATATTTTTATTTTTGTTCATATTATTATTAGCTGTAGCAGGTGTATTGCAGGACTTTCGAAGAGAAGTACCGGATTAGACGGCTTCTGTGGGGTACTGGCTGTGCTGATGCTTTTCTTTTTTGAGATGGCCAATAACAGTTGCTCTGGCCATCGATGACGCTGCACGAATCCATTTGCCTCTCCGGATTCTTAGGATAACCGTGTTGCCAGGCATTGTCGGATTGCATAGGGATCAGCAAGCGATCGCTTATATTGATGAAATGGGCAAGCTGAAACCGGACTGCTGTGGTTTATGAGAGCTTTTTCGCGTAGAGAACAACCTCTTTTACTCGTGGGTCTTCTGTTTGTTGTGATAGGCCTGGGGAGTGGTTTGTTGTATCTGCTTCAGCAGCCCCAGGTGTCGGAAGAGGCCATGCGGGCTGCAACGGAGGCATTTGAAGGGTATCGTGCTGAGCATCCTGATGACGAGATCAGTGCCTGGGCTGTTGTCGATTACAGTAAGCCATCGTATGCCAGACGGATGGTCATTATCGATCAGGCGACAGGCCTGCATCGGTTTTACAGGGTCGCGCATGGTGTGAACAGCGGTACGCTGTATGCTCGAGA
Coding sequences:
- the trxA gene encoding thioredoxin, giving the protein MAKKTLDELIGESTMPVFIDFYADWCGPCHSIAPSIIKLAQEFSGRLTVVKINVDEQPEAAARYQVQGIPALMLFDKGSVIWRTSGALAYPRLKAEVSKALGWG
- a CDS encoding SRPBCC family protein; the encoded protein is MPLTLTMTIRRSLKTGASGTAVFRLLSDIARSASFFPKIETISDLGSNTWRFETERIGIGSYTILQLSVISRYQFDKEQGIISWAPAGAAEHLKVEGHWEILQHPDGCHILLTAQGTHEINLPEFMKNLLAPLIRLEAEILVNCFLDNLKKKLEEEKS
- a CDS encoding fibrobacter succinogenes major paralogous domain-containing protein, yielding MKRFFHHSIVIMLAVGLPLMASCNKESAGPNVGEPLTDVDGRQYQTVQIGDQTWMAENLQVTHYRNGDPIAEVADLDAWVALESGAWSYYDNDPEKGAVFGKLYNWYAVNDPRGLAPEGWHIATEEDWQALEEYLGMPGEQVGEVEFRGVDANVGGKLKATGTELWKEPNSGASNATGFSALAGGYRDNDGPFCFFGKYGAFWSSSETENGRVWFRGMTATEPGVYRFSFNKKCGFSVRCVKDSQ